The Pasteurella multocida genome contains a region encoding:
- a CDS encoding heavy-metal-associated domain-containing protein: MKNILGLFLFLFSLFNLSYAATPSLNPDEKQVSIQIKEMTCQLCVYLVNKELREIEGVMSTKANFKDRVVNIVAKQSVDNQHFIDAIHKLKYTPEILNQHP; encoded by the coding sequence ATGAAAAACATTCTCGGTCTATTTTTATTTCTATTCTCACTATTTAATTTGAGTTATGCCGCAACACCGAGCCTGAATCCAGACGAGAAACAGGTTTCCATTCAGATTAAAGAGATGACTTGCCAGCTTTGTGTGTATTTAGTCAATAAAGAATTACGAGAGATTGAAGGCGTGATGTCCACTAAAGCCAATTTTAAAGATCGCGTAGTCAATATTGTGGCAAAACAGTCTGTGGATAATCAGCACTTTATTGACGCCATTCATAAGCTGAAATACACCCCAGAAATTCTCAATCAACATCCTTAA
- a CDS encoding mercuric transporter MerT family protein: MNSKHNNASKSLIASGVTAVIAAVTSTLCCIAPLVYLVFGVSSSWLVSLNELEYLRLPMLIIALISFGYGFWLLTFSKKMLCTKYFSRKGLIGLYSVMFVLMLFFLFYPTLLPYFLA; this comes from the coding sequence ATGAATTCAAAGCACAACAACGCCAGTAAAAGCTTGATTGCCAGTGGCGTCACGGCAGTGATTGCTGCCGTGACCTCGACACTCTGCTGCATTGCACCATTGGTGTATCTGGTGTTTGGTGTGTCATCTTCTTGGTTAGTGAGCCTCAATGAGCTGGAATATTTACGCTTACCGATGTTAATCATCGCCTTGATCTCGTTTGGCTATGGTTTCTGGTTGCTCACCTTTTCCAAGAAAATGCTCTGCACTAAATACTTCTCACGTAAAGGCTTGATTGGGTTATACAGCGTTATGTTTGTACTCATGCTGTTTTTCTTATTTTATCCCACGTTGTTGCCTTACTTTTTAGCATAA